CCCAGGTGCTCACCCactctccccacagccccagaggTGCTGAGCGGGGGGCCCTACAGCCACGCAGCTGACTGGTGGTCCTTGGGAGTCCTGCTCTTTGCCCTGGCCAGTGGGAAGGTAAGGACCACCGggtggggggacagggacacctcaggGAGACCCCGAGTTcactctctgctcctccagttCCCCGTGGCTCCAGCGGGGGACCATGTGGCCATGCTGGAGCGTGTCAAACAGAGCAGCTACGAGAGCCCACCCGAGTTCAGCCCCGAGCTGGCCCGGTTGCTTGCCGAGGTAACTCTCCTgcctggattttggggttcccactGGCCCCCGGGCTGGGTGCTGGGATTTCCATTCTCACTGTCCTCTCCctgtctgcagctgctgtgccacaaCCCCCTGTACCGCCTACGCTACCTCCACCACTTCCAGGGCCACCCCTTCTTCCGCGGGGTGGCCTTCGACGCTGACCTGCTGCAGAAGGACCCGGTGGTGGTGGCAGTAGCCCCGCGACCCCCCGAGCAGCCCCCACCCGACCCTGCCACTTTCGCTGACTTTGACTGCGACCTCGCCGCCTCCCCGGACCGGCCCTGGCCTGGCTGAGCCACCACGGCTGGGACCCTCGGCATCGCTCAGGGACATCCCCCTACCCCGGCAGCGGGTCGGACCCTGCTGGGCCGGGTCCCCCAAGGGGTTACCCGGGTACTTCCTAATCTCATCCCCGGGTACCTCAACTCTGTACCTCTCCCCGCGGGAGCAATAAACCCGAGAGCCGCGGGCACTGCTGCGGATGTTGCCCGGACTCGTGGTGGGGAAAGCGGGACCACCGCAGGGGGAGCGCGGGGCTGGACCCCCTGAGGGGCGGGGTTGGGGCAGGTCTGGGAGGCCGTGTGGGGTGGTTTCCTCGGGGCAGGCGATGCAAGAGGAGCCGTCGAgccgtccgtccgtccgtccgtccgtccgtccgtccgtccgtccgtccgtccgtccgtccgtccgtccgtccgtccgtccccCGCGCAGCGCTGCTCGCTGGGGGCGTGACAAACGAGTGAAACCACGCCCATTTCCACGCCCACCACCGACTGCGGCCACGCCCCCAAAACGGTCGCTCCGCGAGGTGACGCGCGCGCGGCGCAGCCAATCAGAGCCGCGCGTGGCTTTCAAACCGGCGGCGCGCGGGAGGCGGCGGGACCGGCCCGGGAACCGGCACCGAGACCGAGACCCACCGAAACCAACCCAGTGGGCCCAGAGCGAGCCGTGGTCGAGACCGAGATCAAGACCGGGAGGATTCCCGGGCCATGCAGCGCGCTAAGACTCCCGCCGTGAGTGCGGGCCGGAGCCGGGGTTCGGTTGGGATGTTCCGGTGGGGTGGCGGGGCAGGCCCGGGTAGGGTCCTCGAGGGGACGGCGGGTGCGGTGCGGTCCGCAGCGCTCCCGGTTTCTCtatgcgtgtgtgtgtgtgtgtgagagaggtGGGGGGAGCTGCCGGTGCTGCCGCCGGTGATCCCCGGGTCCCCCCCCAGGCGCAGAAGCGGCCCCGGCGCACCccgctgcagcagctgcagctgcagtcgGGCGCCGACCGGACCAGCCTGACCCCCCTGCTCCGCCGGCTGCGGCTCAAGGTCAGTGTGCGGGGGATACCGAACGGGGCGGGGCGGGTAACGGGGAGGGCTGCGGTGTATCGGAAGCTGGAATgttgtgggggggggggacgaCTAGATGGTGCTGGCGCAATGGGAGGACCGGCCTATTTTCTCGATTAGGGAAATAGGGAGACGGGGAAAATCGGTTGCGGGGTGCGGGGGAAAAGGGTAGGACTGCCCTGACCCCCATTTCCCCCTAAAATGTCCTGTAGGACCATGACTGTGCCACCCCAGTGTCCTGCGCCCGGCCTCCCCGCAGCAGCGTCACCGCGGTGCCTTGCACCCCAGGACCCCCGCCAAGTGCTGCCGAGGGcccccccagcagcaccactcCAATGCCGTGCACCCTGGAGCCTCCCATCAGCACCACTTTAGAGCCCTGCAGGGCCTCCACCCGGGGCCTCAGGACTCCCATCCTTAATCCTGGTGCCTCTGAGGCCCCTAGTAATGCCACCCTTATTCCTGGTGCCTTGGAgacctccagcagcaccagcccaaAGGCCGCTGGCAGTCCTATCCTGGTGTCCAGCATGCCAGAGCTCCCTGATAACaccatcccagcccctctgtgcagTCCAGTCCTGGGGCCCAGTACCTCAGAGCCCTCTAGCAGCATCATTCCAGTATCCCTGGGTagctccatcccagtgcccagcatcTCAGAGCCTCCCACCACCACTGTGCCAGCCTCTGTGTGCAGCTGcattccagtgcccagcaccccagagccctccagcagcaccattCCAGTTCCCCtgtgcagctccatcccagttcccagcaCCCCAGagccctccagcagcaccattCCAGTTCCCCtgtgcagctccatcccagttcccagcaCCCCAGAGCCCTCCAGCAGCACCGTGCCAGTGGCTGGCACCTTGGAGTCCCCTGTCAGCACCATGTGCAGCCTTCTCCTGGGGCCCTGCAACCTGGAATCCCCTGGCAGCACCACCCCAGGGCTCCCCAACATTATTACCTCAGTGTCTTGCAACCCAAACtctccaggcagctctgctctaCCCCCCTGCAGCTCTAGCTCTCCTGGCAATGCCAGCACAGCCTCCTGCACCCCAGGGCCCCCTGGTACCAGCTCCACTCCACAGAAACCTCCTTTCCACGGGTGGCGAGCAGCACCTCCAGACTTTTCCTGCAGCCTTCTGGCCTCTGAGCCCTCATCTGCAAATGGGAGTGCTGATCCTCTGCGTTGCCAAGGCACCCCTGAGGGAGCCGAGTTCCCCACCCCTGTCCCCCCAGAACAGAGCCCACCTGGCCTCCCTCCCCTTGAGGCCAGTGGGTTGGAGCCTGCAGGATCAGAAGCCACTGTCACCCCTGTCACCTCATCTGAATTGACCCTGGGTGCTGTGTCCTGGATGTTGCCACTGGTGTGGGTGGAGAAGACCCTCAGCAGCTCATTGCTGGTGGAATCCCTGCGGCACAGCCTGCCCCTCCACAAGCCGCAGCAGGACACCAGCACCAGCGTGACCCCAGTGCCCACTGTGGCCACTGGCACCAGCGTGACCCCAGTGCCCACTGTGGCCACTGGCACCAGCGTGACCCCAGTGCCCACTGGCACCAGCGTGACCCCAGTGCCCACTGCAGTTGCGGGCACCAGCACGACCCCAGTGCCCACCACAGCCTTTGGGACCAGCATGACCCCCATGCCCACTATGGCCACGGGCACCAGCATGACCCCGGTGCTCTCCATGGCCACCGGCACCTTCATGACACCTCGGGACGTGTGGGAGAGGAGCATGAACACATCCAGGGGAAGCCTCCCCTGTGCTAAGGACAGCGCTGCAGAAACAGACTCCCTGCTCTGGCAGTAAGTATGAGGACATGCCCCCCTCCATGGGGCTGTGGCACCTGTGGGCTGTCCTTGCCCTAAGCACCTCTCTTTGTCCCCAGTTGTCCCCGGGAGCAGCTGAAGACCCTGCCGAGGGCAGAACTGGAGGGGAGGCTGGAAAGCACCCTCATCATCATCGAAGCCCTCTCGCTGCAGCTCCGTGACTGGCAGGAGAGCCAGCGGCTGCGGCCTGGCGTGGGGCCGGCCAAGCAGAGGGACGTGCTCACACAGACGGATCCCATCCACCCCGAAGGGGTAAGAGTCCTCTCCAAGGCGGtgcctccctgtcccctgcagccTCGGTGCCGTGACAGTGTCCTTGTGGCCCTGGCAAGACGGTGACCCCGTCTGAGTTGGTGGAGCGGAAGTAAAGCGCGGCTGCAGCATCACGGCATCACGCGCCTGGTGCTGCATTATCATGCCCATATCAACCCGCTGAGTCTGCTGGATTGGAACCCTCGTGGGGGGAAACATCCCTTGTGCAcgtgggggaggaggggaggtgTCATGGCTGACCAGCTCTTGCTGGCCCCAGGGTGGAGCGGAGCTGGTATGAAGCACCCTCTGTTCTGGTGGTTGCCTTTGCAAAGAGGAGATTGCCGATGGCTGTCACTGGTGATGAGTGTGCCAGATCACAGCCACGCAGGGCACACGTCTGTGCCCAGTActgcctgtgccagctgctgtaGCACCAGTGTCCTTGTCCCTTCCCCagagcacctggagcagccagagccTCTTGTTCCGGGGCTTGGCGGATGCTGCTTTTCGGAGCTTGCAGGTGAGCTCCTGCACAtccctctgctttcccttttccctgggttttgGGAGACCTGTTGACACACACAGCTGCTGTTCCTGGTCCCTCACGGTGCTGTTGCCTcccacagctggagcaggagaggacCCTGGTGTCCCGGTGCCAGACTGTGCTTGAGAGTGTTCCCAGCAAggtgcagagctgcctggaagAGAAGGATACCTTCAGGCAGCAAGTGGATGAAGCCCTACAAGCCAAGGATCAGGTAAGGGGGCAGCTGTTGTGCAACAGAGGCAGTCTCAGCTGTCCTCATGCCTTTGGTGGGGCATCTGCATCTCTACGCATCTTTGGGGATGAGGAGCTCCCTGGCATCAAGAAAATCCCAGTGTGGAAAACAAGAAGTGCTGTGTGATGGAGCTCTCTAGATGTTTTTTTTGGCACATACTGGTGGCCCCCGGGAGCAGAAGTCGTAGGCTGATGCATGGCTGGTTCCTGGTAGTTTCCTCTTGTGTGACAGCATGGCTGGAACAGTATCCTCTCCTCTGCAGGAATATCTCTTCCTGGAGGCCTTCCTTGCCCATGCCAGTGCCCAGATCAGTGCCCGTGACCAGAGCCTGGCCTCCCAGCAAGAGCTGAGCACGCTGCTGGCCCATGCCATCAACCTGCAGGTACTGAGTGTGGTGCTACCCCCAGCTACCCCACACTGCATCAGGGGCTGGAAGGGCATCACCATGTCCTGGGCTTGGGTGCACCAGAGGTttcctgatgctgctgctgggaagctgctgcaAATTTGGCCTCAGGGCTGGTACGCCTCCCTTCATGGCCATTAAATATAGTTTTTCCACCATGGCAGTGCTGACTCATCCCTCCTACCCTACAGGCATCCCTGTCTGCCGAGACGCAGTCTTTCCGGGAATTCTTAGACGTCACCTTTGAAAatctggagaaggaaaagagagccCTGGATGAGGAGGTGAGAGGTGTCCTGTGGGGGCTCAGCCCCTTGCTGCCCTGACAGTGCTTTGTGCCCTGGGTACCATGACCTGTCCCAGGTCACACAGCAGGACAGTGCTACCAGTGCCATACTGAGCTCTGCCTGGTGCTGTCTCCCTTCCCAGTGGGAGCAGATGAGGGCCCTGGTGTTCCAGTCCTATGCCCTGTTGGAACGTGTGCCTGGCAAGCTTCGGAGCTGCCTGGACGAGCTGGCTGCCACACGGGAACGAGCAGAGGAAGCTCTTCAAGCCAAGGAGGAGGTACAGAGTTGCCTTCTCTCAGTGCTATGAGGTGTCTGAGGCACAGGGTGATTTGGGGTACCCATTGATGTGAGAGCACCCCACAGGGAAGAGCATTCCAGGCCAAGCACCGTGTCTCCACAGGTATCCTGCCAGCTGGAGAAGACCTTGGTgaccctgcaggacacagaggctcagctggagcagctgacaGTGGCCAACTCACGCCTGGGCAAAGGTAGGGGTGGGTGATTTGGGGGCTGAAGCTGCCCTATCCTCACTTCCCCTGTTCCCCCTGGCTGACAACTCTTTTCCCTCAGACCTGAGCTCTGTGACCATTAATCTGGCGAGCACGGAGCAGGAGCGCGATGCGCTGCAGCAGGAGAACGAGAAGCAGTGGGAGGAGATGGCCCAGTGGGTTTGAGCCCTGATGTCCTGAGCCCCATCCCACCTCTGgcccccaaaacacagcaccccctgatcccatcccatcctatcCCCTCAGGCTGGCGCAGGAGAGGAactccctgcagcaggagtgcaaggagctgtgccaggaactGCGGGAGGCCACCGAGTGTCGGGAGGTAGGAGCTGCCTGACCTTGCCCGAGCCCGTCACACGCTGCCGGCCCCCATCACGGCCTCTCCGGGAAGGCTGGCAGATGGCCAGCAGCGGGATTAGCCCTCCTACGGAGGGGGGATGAGCTTGCGAGGGCGGTTGACATCCCGCACGTAGCGCAGCTTTTCATCCTGCCCGGCAGggattcccagggagggggctGGGCAGCTCTTGGAGATAATTTTCTTGGAGATAATTTTCCCCTGAAGGCATGGAGCTGTCCCTCAGCCTGTCTTATGTCCCCAGTAAACTGGTTTATGGGGTTTGGGCTGCTGAGATAAAGCTGCCCCTGATTAGAAACAGCACCCTGAGGCACGGGAGGTTCTGTGCTAGAGGTGCAATGAGCCCCTCAGGTCCCTGCTTGGCCGCTCACGGTTGTGTCCCCCCACCCTCTTACAGTTCTTGGATCAGGAGAACCAAATGTGCCGCACgcagctgctggaggtggaGGCCAGACTGAACTCCACGCTGGCCACGCTGCAGGAGCGTGTCCTGCAGCACGAGGAGCTGATGGAGTCCCACCAACGCCTGCGGTACTGCCCCGCTCACCAGCTCCACTCCAACCCCTCTAGTTTTGGGAAATCGAGCCCTTCCTGGGGTGTCGGAGGGGACATTTTACCATGGTCACTGCTGTTCCAGCCAAGTGTGGTGGTCCAGGTGGGTGGGGAAGGCCAGCAGATCCCATTTTGAAGCAAGCTGCCTAAATATGTGGGATTTGCACCGTTGCTGGTTCATGGAAAAAGGCAGGCATGTCCCCATCCCACACTGAGGAAGGGaaatgctgctcctgctgaggcTGATGCCGTCCCACAGGGAAGAGCAGACTGCCCTCAGCAAAGAGCTGGACAGTACCAAGGCTGAGCTACTCAGCTTGCAGACAAAGAGGAACAAAGTTTCTTGGTGTTCCACGGACATTATGGAGAGCAAGATGCAGTTGCAGGAGCTCGCTGATTGCCTCAAGGCTGCTCTAGAAGAGCAGGTAGGAGCCCTgcgctggggacagggatgacaGGAtggcctgggggggggggggggggtcacacACCTGTGGCACTCCATGCCATGGAGCTTGCTGGGGCAGTCACAAGCTGCATTCTGGTGCTGTACTCTCCTTCCCCTCTgaaggatgatgatgatgctcCATCGAGAAGCAAAGCCTGGACCCCGGGTCCCCGGACCCCGGGCTGGCAGACCCCACGCCGTGCCTGGACCCCAGCATTCCGCACCCCAGTGTGCCGCACCCCAcacaccagcagctcctttgTGGGCAGCGTACTGAAGGCTGTGGCAGGGAAAGGTGAGCTGGCACTCCCTTTCTGGGTTTTGGGGAGTCCCAGGATGGGGGTTTgctccctcctgtgctgggggatgtgcagggctgggcacagctgccGTCCTCTCTTCTCGCAGATGCCAGTGAAACCACCAAAAGTGGGAGTAAAGCTGCGAAGGACAAACTTGGATCTGTGCCCAAGTCAATAGGTAATGGGGCTGTCACCTTGTCTGGGACtctgaagcagcagggctgctgtgcagAGGGATGAGCAGGCATGCCTTCCTTTGTGTGCCCTGGGGCTGATGTTCCTGCTGTGTTGCTCACGAGGCTCTTTCCTGCCTGCAGATCCTGAGGATGCTCTGCTGGAGAGCGTGAAGGAGCTGAGAGCTGTGGTCTCCAACCTTGCCATGCTGAGCTCCCGCATCCAAGAACTGGAACAGAGCGAGTTCAGGGCACTGCAGACAGAGATGTGAGTTCAGCGTGGGCTCATCTCAAGGGTCAGGCAGGGGCATCACTGTCCTGGGCATGGCCTTTCTTGCAGGCAGCCTGCCTGAGCCTGCCtcttgccccagccctggatTAGACATCTCCTGTCATGGCTAGATGGGCTTTTTCCAGCTTGCTGGGCTGGACCAGGTGTCGTCTCTCACCATGGGCCCAGGGGAATGCCCAGGATGGGGTTTGGTACCTGGTTCTGTGCTTGGCTGTGATCTCCACCCACTCCCCACCACtgtcctctcccagctctgacCTGCAGCTGCGCCTGGAGATGGTGacagctgagagccaggagaaggtGGATGGCCAGGCTGCCACCATTGCCAAGCTGAACAAGGTGCTGAGGACCAAGCTCGAGGTGAGACAGAAGTGGGCCAGCActcaccccagagcagagccaaaCTGGGACAGGCACTGATCTAGGTCATGGAGAAATCTGTTGATGCCCCATGGGTGCTCCTGGCTTGTCTGACCTCCTCAGACATGAGAAAACCTgctctggggtgctgggggtggccagggctgggcactgcctgacCCCGCTTCTTCATCCCTGTCAGAAtgagaaggagctgcaggacgTGGTGaaacagcaggaagagaaaatgttGCAACTCATCAACAAGAGTGGGGAAGTTATGGTGTGTGATGGGGTCATGGATGGGCAGCACCCCAGGGGCTGCCAGCCACAGAACCCCTCTCAGcatccctttttccccctgcagAGGCTGAAGGCAGAAGTCTCCGAGCTGAAGCGCTTGCTCCAGCTTGCAGAGACAGAAGCCAAGGTGCTGTGGGAAGAGATGAGGGCCAAGGAGCACCAGGTGGACACTACCTACATCCAGGAGCGGGTCATGCTGCGGCGGGAGGTgaggctggggagctgcagggctgaggtTCCTCATGTCACCCTGCCATGGACAAGGCAGACCTTCAGACCTTCCTCCTCAAACCCTGTCCCCCACTCCAGAGCTTTCCCCCACAGGGATCTCAGCAGGGCTTGCTCATTTTGCAGGTGGATAAACTGAGGCTGCTGCTcgtggaaaaagaaaatgagaatataCGGCTCACTGACAAGTACCTGGAGCAGGTATGTGGAGCCCCAAGGGGCTGCCCTGGCTCCACTTGAAGTATcggaatggttttggttggaagggcCAAAGATGTCACCTAGTTCCAACACTCCTGACATGGGCAGGGGTCCCTTCTCCCTTCTGGGCTGGTCCCTGCCCAAGATTGGACCAGAGTCCTGACAGACACCTTCTACCACCACAGGTCCGAGGGCTGGAGATGAAACTCCATCACACCCAGAAAGTGCTCAGGACCCATGAGGAGATGCAGGAGAAGATAAAAGAGGT
The sequence above is drawn from the Cinclus cinclus chromosome 22, bCinCin1.1, whole genome shotgun sequence genome and encodes:
- the SPAG5 gene encoding sperm-associated antigen 5, which translates into the protein MLPLVWVEKTLSSSLLVESLRHSLPLHKPQQDTSTSVTPVPTVATGTSVTPVPTVATGTSVTPVPTGTSVTPVPTAVAGTSTTPVPTTAFGTSMTPMPTMATGTSMTPVLSMATGTFMTPRDVWERSMNTSRGSLPCAKDSAAETDSLLWHCPREQLKTLPRAELEGRLESTLIIIEALSLQLRDWQESQRLRPGVGPAKQRDVLTQTDPIHPEGSTWSSQSLLFRGLADAAFRSLQLEQERTLVSRCQTVLESVPSKVQSCLEEKDTFRQQVDEALQAKDQEYLFLEAFLAHASAQISARDQSLASQQELSTLLAHAINLQASLSAETQSFREFLDVTFENLEKEKRALDEEWEQMRALVFQSYALLERVPGKLRSCLDELAATRERAEEALQAKEEVSCQLEKTLVTLQDTEAQLEQLTVANSRLGKDLSSVTINLASTEQERDALQQENEKQWEEMAQLAQERNSLQQECKELCQELREATECREFLDQENQMCRTQLLEVEARLNSTLATLQERVLQHEELMESHQRLREEQTALSKELDSTKAELLSLQTKRNKVSWCSTDIMESKMQLQELADCLKAALEEQDDDDAPSRSKAWTPGPRTPGWQTPRRAWTPAFRTPVCRTPHTSSSFVGSVLKAVAGKDASETTKSGSKAAKDKLGSVPKSIDPEDALLESVKELRAVVSNLAMLSSRIQELEQSEFRALQTEISDLQLRLEMVTAESQEKVDGQAATIAKLNKVLRTKLENEKELQDVVKQQEEKMLQLINKSGEVMRLKAEVSELKRLLQLAETEAKVLWEEMRAKEHQVDTTYIQERVMLRREVDKLRLLLVEKENENIRLTDKYLEQVRGLEMKLHHTQKVLRTHEEMQEKIKEVLPAVPEVALGCQELQSLLHYLGLKPASKEAAEPL